AACACCACCGCCACTACGAGCGTTTTGTCCTTTGTGACCTTTACCAGATGTCTTACCTTGTCCAGTAGCATGTCCACGTCCTAAGCGTTTGCGTGGACGACGAGCACCTTCTGTATATTGCAATTCATGTAATTTCATAAAGGTCTCCTCCTAGTTACGTACTTCTTTAACTTTAAGTTCACGAAGTTCAGCAACTTCATTTACTGTACGCATGTTTTCTAATGCATCAAATGTTGCACGAACCATGTTAATTGGTGTGCGTGATCCGATACATTTTGTAAGTACATCTGTTACACCAGCAAGTTCCAATACGTCACGTACTGCTCCACCAGCGATAACTCCTGTACCTTCTGTAGCTGGGCGAAGGAATACTTCACCAGCACCAAATACTCCCACACTTGAGTGTGGTAAAGTACCTTCGATTAACTTAACATTGATTAAGTTTTTCTTAGCACTTTCGATTGCTTTACGAATTGCATCTGGAACTTCGTTTGCTTTTCCTGTTCCAAATCCAACGCGTCCTTTTCTGTCACCAACAACAACTAGAGCAGCGAAGCGAAAACGACGTCCACCCTTAACAACTTTAGTAACACGGTTGATGACAACAACGCGTTCTTCGAACTCTTGTTCGCGTTGATCTCTTTTTGGTCTACGACTCATCTTAATCCTCCCTAGAACTCTAGTCCAGCTTCACGAGCTGCATCTGCTAGTGCTTTAACACGTCCGTGGTAGATATAACCTCCACGATCGAACACTACTACTTTAATGTTTTTGTCTAATGCTAATTTAGCAATTTCGTTACCAACTTTAGTTGCAGCTTCAATATTTCCACCCTTTTCGAGTTTTAATTGAAGTGAACTTGTGGCAACAAGTGTATTTGCGTTAACATCGTCGATAATTTGCGCATAAATGTTTCCATTTGAGCGATATACACTAAGACGTGGGCGCTCTGGTGTACCAGAAACTTTTGTGCGGACACGAATATGACGACGAACACGTTGTTGGTCTCTAGATAATTTTTTAGCCATAATATGTTAGCTCCTTTCCCACTATTTCTTAGCGGCTGTTTTACCCTCTTTACGTTGGATAATTTCGCCTTTGTATTTAATCCCTTTACCAAGATATGGTTCAGGTTTACGGATCGCACGAACATTTGCTGCAAATTCACCAACTGCTTGTTTGTCGATTCCTGAAATTTTGATTTGTGTAACTGCTGGGACTTCTACTTCTAGATCAGAGCTAATCACAAATTCGATTGGATGTGAATATCCAACACTCATTACTAATTTATCGCCGTTTTTAGCTGCACGATACCCGATACCTACTAATTCTAATTCTTTAACAAACCCTTCAGTAACACCAACGATCATATTGTTAATCAATGAACGTGTTGTCCCGTGAATTTGCTTCATAGGTTTTGAATCGTCTGGACGTTTTACAGTAACTGTATCACCGTCAACTTCGATTGTTAATTCGCTTCTGAACTGACGTGATAAAGTACCTTTAGGTCCTTTAACAGTCACCTCATTACCAGCATTAACGTCGAATTCAACACCCGCAGGAATGGTAATCGTTTTATTTCCGATACGTGACATTAAGGTTCTCCTCTCTTACCAAACGTAAGCTAAGACTTCGCCACCTACATGTTTTTGACGAGCTTGCTTATCGGTTACTACACCTTCTGATGTAGAGATGATTGCAATCCCAAGTCCATTAAGAACACGTGGAATTGAATCTACTTTTGCATAAACGCGCATACCAGGTTTTGAGATACGACGAAGTCCAGTAATTACTTTTTCTCCGTTTGGTCCGTATTTCAATACTACTGTAATAGCACGTGTTGGTCCGTCTCCGTCTACATGGTAGTCGCGGATGAACCCTTCTTCTTTCAAGATTCTTGAAATTTCTACTTTTTCCTTACTTGCAGGAATTGATACTACTTCGTGTTTTGCTTGAATCGCATTACGAATACGAGTTAGTAAATCCGCAATTGGATCTGTTGTCATAGTCATTTGAAACGTTCTCCCTTCTACCAGCTTGCCTTACGTACGCCAGGAATTTGACCTTTGTAAGCCAACTCACGGAAGCGAATACGTGACATTTTGTATTTTCTAATGTAACCACGTGGACGTCCATCTACAGAGTCACGGTTACGAAGACGTGTTGGAGAAGCATTACGAGGAAGTTTTTGCAATCCCTCATAGTCACCAGCGGCCTTCAATGCAGCACGTTTGTCTGCATAACGAGCTACAACTTCTTGACGTTGTTTTTCACGTGCAATCTTTGATTTCTTAGCCATTAGCGCCGTCCTCCTTCTTGAATGGGAATCCTAAGTTTGATAATAATGCATATCCTTCTGCATCAGTTTCAGCTGAAGTAACGATAGTGATATCCATACCACGAACTTTAGTTACCTTATCATAATCAATTTCTGGGAAAATGATTTGTTCTTTAATACCAAGTGTGAAGTTTCCACGACCATCGAATGAACCTGAGTTGATTCCACGGAAGTCACGAACACGAGGAAGTGCTAAGCTTACTAAACGAGTGTAGAAATCATACATTTTTTCACCGCGTAATGTAACTTTTGCACCAATTGGCATTCCTTCACGGATTTTGAAGTTCGCTACAGATTTCTTAGCTTTAGTAATAATTGGTTTTTGACCAACGATTGCGGTAAGATCTGCAACTGCATCTTCAAGGTGTTTAACGTTAGTTACTGCGTCACCAACACCCATGTTTACAACAATTTTTACAAGCTTTGGCGCTTGCATTACTGAAGTATAGTCAAATTGCTTAACAAGAGCAGGAACTACTTCAGTTGTATACTTATCTTTTAAACTCATCTGCTATACCTCCTTATTTAACTTCTTTGCCTGATTTAACAAAGACACGTACTTTTTCACCTTTTTTGTCTTCGCCCATGCGAACACGTGAAGGTGCTTTTGATTTTGAATCATAAAGCATTACATTAGAAGCATCAATCCATGCTTCCATTTCAACAATACCACCGTCAGGGTTAATTTGATTTGGTTTCATATGTTTTTTAACCATATTTACGCCTTCAACTTTAACCTTGTTTTTCTTAGGAAAGACTTCGATGACATCGCCGATAGTCCCTTTATAAGAACCTGTGATAACTTGAACTTTATCTCCGCGTTTGATTTTCATGAAAGCCTCCCTACAATACTTCAGGTGCTAATGACACAATCTTCATGAAGTTCTTTTCACGAAGTTCACGTGCCACAGGACCGAAGATACGTGTTCCACGAGGTGATGTTTCATCATCCTTCAAGATAACAACTGCGTTATCATCAAATTTGATGTATGAACCATTCTCACGACGAACACCATATACGCTACGAACAATAACTGCTTTTACTACTTCACCTTTTTTAACAGTTCCACCAGGAATTGCTTGTTTAACAGTTCCTACTACGATGTCACCGATATTTGATGAAGTACGGCGGCTACCGCCGAGCAAACGAATAACTAAGATTTCCTTTGCACCAGTGTTGTCAGCGACTCTACATCTTGTTTCATTTTGAATCATAATCTAACAACCTCCAATTAAAGTACAACAGCTTTTTGAATCAAACGGATAACACGGAAATGTTTAGTAGCTGATAATGGACGAGTTTCCATAATTTCAACTGTATCACCAACACCGTATTCATTGTTTTCATCATGAGCTTTGTATTTTTTCGAATAATTTACACGCTTACCATATAATGGATGGCGTTTTGATGTGCTTACTTCTACGACTACCGTTTTATCCATTGCATCAGATACAACAGTACCACGGTAAACTTTGCGTTTGTTTCTTTCCATCGCTTTGTGACCTCCTACTTGCTGTCACTAAGCTCACGCTCAGTGATCACTGTCTTAATCCGTGCAATAGTTTTGCGGATTTCTTTTAGACGAGCAGGATTTTCAAGTTGACCGATAGCTTGCTTGAAGCGAAGATCAAATAATTCTTCTTTAAGAGTATCGATTTCTAAGAGTAGCTTTGAGCTATCCATATCACGAATTTCTTTTACTGTCATACTTTTTCCTCCTCACCTTTACGAACAAATCGTGTTTTTACTGCTAATTTCATTGATGCAAGACGGAATGCTTCACGAGCTACTTCTTCGCTTACACCAGCAACTTCGAACATGACACGACCTGGTTTAACAACTGCTACCCAACCTTCAGGAGCACCTTTACCAGAACCCATACGAACTTCGAGAGGTTTTCTTGTAATAGCCATGTGTGGGAAGATTTTAATCCAAACCTTACCACCACGCTTCATGTAACGTGTCATCGCGATACGTGCTGCTTCAATTTGACGGTTTGTGATATAGTTACCTGTTTCAGCAACTAAACCATACTCACCAAATGCAACAGTACGACCTGCTTTAGAACGACCTTCGTATGAAATACGATGAGGTTTTCTATATTTAGTACGCTTTGGCATCAACATAATTAGTTACCTCCTTGTTCTGAACTTTCACTTGAAGCTTTTTGTTCACCACGGTTGTTTGGGTTACGACGTTGGTTGTCACGGCCACCACGACGGCGACGGCGTTGACCACGATCGTTACCACCCTTAGGTGCTTCAGGTTCTTGAACCATTTGTCCTGGTAATACTTCTCCACGACAGATCCAAACTTTAACACCAAGGATACCGAATTGTGTCATAGCTTCATAATGAGCATAATCAATATCTGAACGTAATGTATGGAGCGGAACTACACCTTCTGAATATCCTTCAGTACGTGCCATATCTGCACCACCTAAACGACCTGAAACTGCAGTTTTGATTCCTTTAGCTCCAGAACGCATTGTGCGTTGAATCGCACGTTTTTGTGTAGTTCTGAATGAAGCACGTTGTTCAAGTTGCTCAGCGATATTACGCGCAACTAAATGTGCATCCAAATCAGGGTTAGCAACTTCTAACACTTTGATTTGTACAGAATTACCTTTTGAGATTTTTGAAAGATCTGCTTTAACTTTTTCG
This DNA window, taken from Erysipelothrix larvae, encodes the following:
- the rpsQ gene encoding 30S ribosomal protein S17, with protein sequence MERNKRKVYRGTVVSDAMDKTVVVEVSTSKRHPLYGKRVNYSKKYKAHDENNEYGVGDTVEIMETRPLSATKHFRVIRLIQKAVVL
- the rplP gene encoding 50S ribosomal protein L16; the protein is MLMPKRTKYRKPHRISYEGRSKAGRTVAFGEYGLVAETGNYITNRQIEAARIAMTRYMKRGGKVWIKIFPHMAITRKPLEVRMGSGKGAPEGWVAVVKPGRVMFEVAGVSEEVAREAFRLASMKLAVKTRFVRKGEEEKV
- the rpsE gene encoding 30S ribosomal protein S5; this encodes MSRRPKRDQREQEFEERVVVINRVTKVVKGGRRFRFAALVVVGDRKGRVGFGTGKANEVPDAIRKAIESAKKNLINVKLIEGTLPHSSVGVFGAGEVFLRPATEGTGVIAGGAVRDVLELAGVTDVLTKCIGSRTPINMVRATFDALENMRTVNEVAELRELKVKEVRN
- the rpsN gene encoding 30S ribosomal protein S14, producing the protein MAKKSKIAREKQRQEVVARYADKRAALKAAGDYEGLQKLPRNASPTRLRNRDSVDGRPRGYIRKYKMSRIRFRELAYKGQIPGVRKASW
- the rplR gene encoding 50S ribosomal protein L18, with protein sequence MAKKLSRDQQRVRRHIRVRTKVSGTPERPRLSVYRSNGNIYAQIIDDVNANTLVATSSLQLKLEKGGNIEAATKVGNEIAKLALDKNIKVVVFDRGGYIYHGRVKALADAAREAGLEF
- the rpsC gene encoding 30S ribosomal protein S3; the protein is MGQKVNPVGLRVGIIRDWESRWYAEKEFGNLLHEDHEIRAYIFKNLKDAYVSRVEIERYKNRVDIIIRTARPGVVIGVNGSNIEKVKADLSKISKGNSVQIKVLEVANPDLDAHLVARNIAEQLEQRASFRTTQKRAIQRTMRSGAKGIKTAVSGRLGGADMARTEGYSEGVVPLHTLRSDIDYAHYEAMTQFGILGVKVWICRGEVLPGQMVQEPEAPKGGNDRGQRRRRRGGRDNQRRNPNNRGEQKASSESSEQGGN
- the rplN gene encoding 50S ribosomal protein L14 produces the protein MIQNETRCRVADNTGAKEILVIRLLGGSRRTSSNIGDIVVGTVKQAIPGGTVKKGEVVKAVIVRSVYGVRRENGSYIKFDDNAVVILKDDETSPRGTRIFGPVARELREKNFMKIVSLAPEVL
- the rplX gene encoding 50S ribosomal protein L24; amino-acid sequence: MKIKRGDKVQVITGSYKGTIGDVIEVFPKKNKVKVEGVNMVKKHMKPNQINPDGGIVEMEAWIDASNVMLYDSKSKAPSRVRMGEDKKGEKVRVFVKSGKEVK
- the rpmC gene encoding 50S ribosomal protein L29: MTVKEIRDMDSSKLLLEIDTLKEELFDLRFKQAIGQLENPARLKEIRKTIARIKTVITERELSDSK
- the rplE gene encoding 50S ribosomal protein L5, with amino-acid sequence MSLKDKYTTEVVPALVKQFDYTSVMQAPKLVKIVVNMGVGDAVTNVKHLEDAVADLTAIVGQKPIITKAKKSVANFKIREGMPIGAKVTLRGEKMYDFYTRLVSLALPRVRDFRGINSGSFDGRGNFTLGIKEQIIFPEIDYDKVTKVRGMDITIVTSAETDAEGYALLSNLGFPFKKEDGANG
- the rplF gene encoding 50S ribosomal protein L6, with translation MSRIGNKTITIPAGVEFDVNAGNEVTVKGPKGTLSRQFRSELTIEVDGDTVTVKRPDDSKPMKQIHGTTRSLINNMIVGVTEGFVKELELVGIGYRAAKNGDKLVMSVGYSHPIEFVISSDLEVEVPAVTQIKISGIDKQAVGEFAANVRAIRKPEPYLGKGIKYKGEIIQRKEGKTAAKK